In Corvus cornix cornix isolate S_Up_H32 chromosome 9, ASM73873v5, whole genome shotgun sequence, the genomic stretch GTTTGAGTTTTACCTATAGTCAGACTGGAGACTTACTAGAAAGCTCTTTCCtgtccccttttttttttgtctgacaAAGGAGTGTGAGCCATATTTAGCACTAAGTTTGAGGAGATGATGTAAACAGATGATGGTAAACAGTTTTTAGGGCAAACTTTTCATGTGTTATAATACAAGAGGAAGGCAGCTCACCTCACTCTCCTCCTGGGTTGTACTTCTGCTGgtaaatgtttaaaacaaagctgATTCATTGTCTTTCCAACCTGATGGCACCAAAAATCTTAAAATCTACACTTCTTTGTCCCATGCACAAGTATTTTTGCTGTACCTTTGGGAGTTGGTCTAGATCAGGTCTTCAGTTCTGATGTCCTGAAGCACGTGAATAATCCTGTTGAGTCTGGTGGGGGTGGGTTGCATgtttggtgggaaaaaaaaaatccatttaaaatggaattgtTCTGATCTCTGCAAGATTTATAGCTCCCTGATGTGCGTGTCCCCCTTCCCTCAACAACCACAAGCATTTTATAGTTCAGCTGTGGTCAtcctctccccacagctgaCCATCTACCTGGGAAAGCGGGACTTCATTGACAACATAGGGAGTGTGGAGCCTGTAGGTAAGTCCACAAGGTTatgtgctgctcttcctgctctcAACCCTGCTTATCCTCTGttaatcttgatttttttcctttctttcagatgGTGTTGTGTTGGTGGATCCTGCTATtatcaaggggaaaaaaggtttgAGGTTTTATGCAATGTATTTCTCAGAAATTGTTTGTCTTTCTGAGTGAGATGCTGAGGTAGaacctttttattcttttaaggGTACAAATGTAACTCTCCCCCAGTGAATGGGCTTCTTATCAATGCAATGCTTGTTGTTACACATGGGATGAATACTCACTGGGTTATTCAAGTGTTGAAATGAGTTTCCATGTCTCCCTGAGGCAGGAGATGTTTCACTGTTATCCTGCCACATGTGTCACCTGTCCTGTGCTTCTTCTCAGTGTTCGTGTCGCTCACCTGCGCGTTCCGCTATGGCCAGGAAGACATTGATGTGATTGGCCTCACCTTCCGCCGGGACCTGTTCTTCTCCAGGGTCCAGGTGTACCCGCCTGCTGACAAGCCAGAGTCTCTCACCCTCTTGCAGGAATCTCTGCTGAAGAAGCTGGGGAAAAATGCTTATCcctttttctttacagtaaGTATCTCAGAAAGAGCCTCTGATTCTATTCTTGTCTGTACTCACCAGGCTGTTGAGGCCTGGTGATGGACTGAAGATGGGAATTAATAGTGAGTTCATGTTCTGCAAGTTCCAATTTTGAGTGACAGGTGGTGTTACcaatagtttttttccttcttgcaatCCCGAGAGGCAAAGTGCAAGAGCATCCTAACTGtgcagtggtcacagcactgtgaaaattgttttccttaaaaaggcAAGGGAATTTGCAATGGCTTTATGCTAGCAACAGCCCTATATATCCTTGCCTTCCCATTCCTGAGGGGCTGGAATACTTTATACCATTGCCCCAGTGCTagatcctttttctttaaaaactttgTGGATCAAATAAGGAGATGAAAAGCTCTTTACCAGATGTTGTCAGCAAATGACAGCTGACTGCCAAATTCTAACAGGAAATCCTTCCAGTACTGTCAGTCACGTCTGCCTTAGTGTTCCTGAGGAAGATTCATGTAGTGCgtggacttttttctttttttctttcttgacttttaaagtatttttggcAGAGAGGGATTTGTTCATACAAGGCAAGTGTACTATCCAGAATTCCAAAGGGTTACTGCATTACAAGGAGTGACCCCTTGTCTTCAGGAGTGCTTTTGTGAGCAGTATGTTACCTAGAACGTCTGTGTACTATTGCTTTGGTgcatttcctcttcttcctcacgCAGTTCCCCGATTACCTGCCTTGCTCGGTCTGTCTGCAGCCTGCACCTCGTGATGTTGATAAGGTGAGACCAGTGGGACACTTACGCTTATCATGGTTAAGGAAagtcagatggaaaaaaatcatgtcaaTTTGTCTAGCTTGGGAGTAGGAGAAGGTGATACTGATTTTACTGTGCTGTACCACAAATGTCAAGAGCTAAGGGCTAAAAGTGGGTGTCACAGAATTGGAGTTGAAATCCTCAAAATAAGAAAGGGAATCCAGACCAATAGCAGCAAGACTACAAAATCTGCAGTGCTGTAGCTTCCTTAAGACTACCACATGATTTGTGGGTTGGCTGCACATAAAATGATTGTGGCTGTGAGGctgtatgaaagaaaaggagactgagTGCCTAAAATCTCACAGATTGCTATAAATAACATGTGTTAAGACCTGCCCTGAATTAAATGCAGAGAAGAGCTGGCTTGTACATATGTGTAAACAGAACAACCCTGGAGTAAAAGTCACTAAATAATGATATGTTCTGCAAGGTTTCTGATACTGTTAAAAAGATTCCTTTTATACTTTACTGGATGCTTGTCTGGACAGCAGAACTAGGCAGTCAGCCAGGCAAAGTGGAATGAGGGTTGTATAATATAGTGCAAAAAGGATAAGCTGTGTTTTATGCCAGGGAATGATATTCTATCAAAAATGTCTCTGTAGAGAGTTACCTGGACTCGCACAGGTGTCCCACAATGCTATAAACCTGTGAAAGCAAAGGTTAGCTTGGCCTGATCACTTCCACTCCTTAGATGCTGGTATTGGCATTACAAAGCCAACTCAGAAATTCAGTTCAGAAACCCAGGGGGGGCCAGAGAGCACTGCACACTGGTCAGTCTTACGATGTGAcctttccagcactgctctcactgGAAGCCTTTCAGGAGCAGGGACATCCTCTTTCAGAGGCTGGGATTAAACCTCATTTATCAGAAGCACCATGGAACAGGTGGATGTGCCAACACCAGTTGTCAGGGGTGTCTGTGACAATGGTGGGAGGCCAGAAGAATTTGCAGCTGGCAGGAGTCTGCCAGTTTCTGGTGTGCAGAAAGATGCTGAAACATCTACAGATGATCCTGATTTCACAGctgtcctctctctctctctggcaGACTTGTGGGGTGGACTTTGAGGTGAAAGCTTTCTCAACAGAAAATGTGGAAGAGAGAATTCATAGGAGGTAACAGGATGTGTTTCTCTTCAGCTTTGCCTTAAAGGGGATGGGTGATCCAGTGGTGCACCTCGGTGCTTGTTCAGCTTTGCCTCCATTGTCAGTGGCTTCTCGGGTGTGAGCACATGGGAATGCAGAACTCCTGCCTCTGCCAAGCACCAGGTGTCACCGTGTTGTCCTCTGTTACTTCCCAGGAACTCTGCACGTCTGCTGATCCGTAAGATGCAGTATGCTCCGGAGAAGCCGGGACCGCAGCCTTGTGCAGAGACCACCTGGCAGTTCTTCATGTCCAACAAGCCACTGCACCTGAAAGCTTGCCTCAGTAAAGAGGTCAGGGGGCATttgccctggggctggggacatcATGATATCTGCAGGCCAATGggcattttgctgctttcccagctgagaCTGACTTGTCCCAGCACTCAAGGGCTCTAATGTAATTTCAGTCAGTGGCTACTGCTAGGGGTGGCTGAAACCCTGTTACCAAACACATTTGAGGTCATGAATTGCTGGGAAGGGTCATCTTTCCCTATCTGGGCTCTGTGAGGTGTAATCTGGGGGAATTTAAGATGGGTTTAGGGCTTGGAAGAAGTCTCCTGGCTGGATTTCAGAGCATCACATTCCTTCTAGCTATACTACCATGGCGAGCCCATTCCAGTGACTGTCACCATCAACAactgcacagagaaaacagtgaagaagATCAAAGTCCAGGGTATGTTTTTACTGTTGCTTGGGATTCTTTGAGCACAATAGGACTGAAAGAGAGCCAGAATTTAGTGCTTGTAGCAGTTTAAGAAGGCAGTTGGGGATATCAGGAATTTTTCCCTCCCCCTGTGCgttgctgtttctttgctgttcGTCAAGTGAAGTGCTGTaccttttttcctgattcttgTGGTTACTTGTATGTCTTAATTTCAGGTACCAGATTGTCCCCCcctagaaaaagagaaagggtgTGGCACCTACAGTGGGCAATGCAGGTGTGggaaaagtggagaaaaatccacatttttggGAGGTCAGTGGGAAGGGCTCCCTGTCAGTGTGATGCTCCTGCTAACTGTGAATGTGCCTAGATCACATACAGCTTTGTCTGGTGTTCCAGAAACCTCTGGCAGTGTGAGAAACAGCCGCTCTGCCAGCAGTGGTGTCATTCCTCCTCAAGAAGCTGAGGACAGGGGCTGAGCTTCCAtgctgtgccagtgttttatcTGTGACACTACATGTTTTCATCCCACAagctgtggagctggggaagacAGTCTGAAAGACAGAGgataggaaagagaaaagaaggcagggaggggaacaAAATGGCTGAGGTTCCTACAGAACTATACCAGAGAAAGCTGTTTCAGTGCCAGTCTGGGATGCACTGTGattcccaaatatttttagGCTGATACTCCTCTGTTAGGCTTAAAAAGACCTCGTTGGTCCCAGATTCTCTCGTCTTCAGTGTTTCAGTCAGAATTACCTTGGGGTTTATATAATAAGAATATAAGCCATTTGTTACCACAGGCTCTTGACTGCAGTCTGTGCTGATGCTGTCTCCACATGCATGGGCTGTAGGCACACAAGAGATACCAGGACCAGAGATAAAAGCAGACCcaaacagagaaggaagaaggagatCTCTGTGATAGAAAGAGAAGATCCCAAGAGAATCTTCTTGTGGGTTATTGACTTTCTGTTGTCTCCAAATCAAGGCAAGATGCCTTTCAGGGAAGACAGACTTTGGCCATTGGTGTGCTGTTGGTCTCTGTCCAGGTCAGACTATCTGACCTGGTGGTCCCTTCAGGCTCTAAATGGATGGGGTTTTCTGCTGTCTTCACCATGTTTCCCACTCCTGGGACTTGGGGTGGGGGCAACTGTGTTGTTTGTGGACACCTGAGtgtctgctttcttctttctccctcagTGGAGCAGGTGGCCAATGTGGTGCTGTACTCCAGTGACTTCTATACCAAAGTGGTGGCTGCTGAGGAAGCACAGTGAGTGAATGCTCCTGCTCCTTCACACCCTTTTAATTACCCTCGTCATCAGTAGTGGGAGGTTCTCATAATTACAGTCTGACAGTCTCCTGCTGTTACAGTGCTCTCTCCTCTTACCTCGTGTGTGCCACACCACTCATACTCTCTGGATGCAGCTGGTCCCCttttcacagagcagcagagatccTCATGTTTTTTCAGGGAACAGGGATGTTGCAGAAGAGGTTTGAAGAGTAATTACCTGCTAGACAAGCTTAGTGGCAGCGGCGGAAGGTTCCCCGTTGCTGGAAATCTTCAAATAGAGATGCAACACTTCTGAAAGGTGCTGCTGTTTGAGTGGAAGTCATGGACCCTCTTGCTTGAGCAACAGCATTTCATGTGGTTTCTTCTGGCCTGAGAAAGCCCACGGAAACCTTGAGCCTGTAGATGTTATGGAGAACCACTTGCTTTTTTTCACTGCACTGGCAGTGCAGCTCTGAACCTCACTCTGTGAGGAGGGTTGGGCACACCCAGGTACTTTGTCTGGTGTTCTGCTCTGTAGCTTAGGGACATGTTTTCCATTCAGTATTGGTATTCTCAACTAGGATTTATTCTGTCCAAATTCAGAggtctgcagcacagaggaagtAACCTCAAGTTGCAGCTGAGGAGAGGTgtaggttggatattaggaaaaatagacgtggcacttggggacatggttcactggtggccttggcagtgctgggttaatggttggacttgataatcctaaatggcttttccaacctaaactattctattattctatggTTTTGACCTACTTTTCTGCCTTAATGTGAAATCAAGCATTTTCTGTAAgtgcttgtttttctctgctgattATAAAGGGAATTTTGCTGATTAGATTAGAGGTGGACATCTGCATTGTTGACAACTGGATTTGGACAGATAAATTCCTCTCCTTTTGGGCAGCTTTGTaatctgttttgaaattctCCTAGCAGGGTGTATAACAAATCACTGTGTATCACTTCCCTTCTTATTTTCAGGGAGAAGGTGCAGCCCAACAGCAGCCTGACCAAGACACTGACACTTTTGCCCTTGCTTGCAAATAACCGGGAGACAAGGGAAATAGCTCTGGATGGAAAACTGAAGGATGAGGACACCAACTTGGCTTCTAGTACTATGTGAGTGGAATTTTAAATGGTCCCAGGTAGTGGGAGAGTTACAGAGAAGAGGGGAGGATGGAGCAGACACTTCCCTCAAGACTTTGTAAAGGTGTGCCCAGATGGGTACGTGTAGCAGGAGTGCTTCTGCCATCGTGTTCATTCCGGGTGAACAGCGATCACAGATCTGGAGAGGTGTTGGCTGTACCTGAGGCTTGCCTGCCCTCCCACTTCCAGGATGTTCCCCTAGTTCTTGCTCCAGGCATGTGTTGTTGCTATGTTGCTCTGCCACCTCACGctgctctctgttttctctggcaGCATTAAGGATGGAATAGACAAGGCAGTGATGGGGATTCTGGTTTCCTACAAGGTCAAAGTGAAGCTCACTGTTCCAGGGTAAGTGTAACACACTTTTTGCTACATCTGCCTGGAGTTAAGGGAGGGGGAGTGTGTTTATGTCATTGATGGGTGAGGAGAGAGCAGAACAGTCCGCCCCCAAGACAAAGGGCACATGTTATAGGACATAAGGCTCCCTCTAAAGCATAAATTGCCTGGAAAACAATCTTGGCCT encodes the following:
- the SAG gene encoding S-arrestin isoform X2, coding for MSCPDSQKTGMGGKNADSPQKQVIFRKSTRDKALTIYLGKRDFIDNIGSVEPVDGVVLVDPAIIKGKKVFVSLTCAFRYGQEDIDVIGLTFRRDLFFSRVQVYPPADKPESLTLLQESLLKKLGKNAYPFFFTFPDYLPCSVCLQPAPRDVDKTCGVDFEVKAFSTENVEERIHRRNSARLLIRKMQYAPEKPGPQPCAETTWQFFMSNKPLHLKACLSKELYYHGEPIPVTVTINNCTEKTVKKIKVQVEQVANVVLYSSDFYTKVVAAEEAQEKVQPNSSLTKTLTLLPLLANNRETREIALDGKLKDEDTNLASSTIIKDGIDKAVMGILVSYKVKVKLTVPGMLGDLTSSEVGTELPFRLMHRKPEEKNPAAHMP
- the SAG gene encoding S-arrestin isoform X1 — protein: MSCPDSQKTGMGGKNADSPQKQVIFRKSTRDKALTIYLGKRDFIDNIGSVEPVDGVVLVDPAIIKGKKVFVSLTCAFRYGQEDIDVIGLTFRRDLFFSRVQVYPPADKPESLTLLQESLLKKLGKNAYPFFFTFPDYLPCSVCLQPAPRDVDKTCGVDFEVKAFSTENVEERIHRRNSARLLIRKMQYAPEKPGPQPCAETTWQFFMSNKPLHLKACLSKELYYHGEPIPVTVTINNCTEKTVKKIKVQVEQVANVVLYSSDFYTKVVAAEEAQEKVQPNSSLTKTLTLLPLLANNRETREIALDGKLKDEDTNLASSTIIKDGIDKAVMGILVSYKVKVKLTVPGMLGDLTSSEVGTELPFRLMHRKPEEKNPAGKDGEAELVFEEFARQQLKNTPDEEDKNSPSTDE